The Leucobacter chromiiresistens genome has a window encoding:
- the mtrA gene encoding MtrAB system response regulator MtrA yields the protein MSARILVVDDDRALAEMLGMVLQAEGFVTEHSADGADAVERFREMRPDLVLLDVMLPGLDGIEVAEKIRAESGTPIIMLTARTDTRDVVRGLEAGADDYVVKPFNPAELIARIRARLREPQQESAESLRIGDLTIDVSAHEVRRGSQPIPLTPLEFDLLAILARKPQQVFTREVLLEKVWGYQYKADTRLVNVHVQRLRAKIEQDPDHPTIVTTVRGVGYRAGTAVE from the coding sequence ATGAGCGCGCGCATCTTGGTGGTTGACGACGACAGGGCTCTGGCAGAGATGCTGGGGATGGTGCTGCAGGCCGAGGGGTTCGTCACGGAGCACTCGGCCGACGGGGCCGATGCGGTCGAGCGCTTCCGCGAGATGCGCCCCGATCTCGTGCTGCTCGACGTCATGCTGCCGGGGCTCGACGGCATCGAGGTCGCCGAGAAGATCCGGGCCGAGTCGGGCACCCCCATCATCATGCTGACCGCCCGCACCGATACGCGCGACGTGGTGCGCGGACTCGAGGCGGGGGCGGACGACTACGTCGTCAAGCCGTTCAATCCGGCTGAGCTCATCGCACGCATCCGCGCGCGTCTGCGCGAGCCGCAGCAGGAGAGCGCCGAATCGCTGCGCATCGGCGACCTCACCATCGACGTGTCGGCGCACGAGGTGCGCCGCGGCTCGCAGCCCATCCCGCTGACGCCGCTCGAGTTCGATCTGCTCGCGATCCTGGCCCGCAAGCCGCAGCAGGTGTTCACCCGCGAGGTGCTCCTCGAGAAGGTGTGGGGCTACCAGTACAAGGCCGACACCCGACTGGTGAACGTCCACGTGCAGCGGCTGCGCGCCAAGATCGAGCAGGATCCCGATCACCCGACCATCGTCACGACCGTGCGGGGCGTCGGGTACCGGGCCGGCACCGCCGTCGAGTAG
- a CDS encoding metallopeptidase family protein: protein MFGRRRSSPRGVPAAPARARASRHGRRPIRSSLTGPTLPDPEGRFRRFEADARAAVEVVQGYLPDELQGVRFGFQTAPSGEGESQLPLLYAIDRPSKSIVLYRMPIQRAKTLHVDDAEHRRAFLEFCVYRAVCEYLGADPWDLIPGRFEHY, encoded by the coding sequence ATGTTCGGTCGTCGACGCTCCTCCCCCCGCGGCGTGCCCGCGGCGCCCGCCCGCGCGCGGGCTTCGCGTCACGGTCGGCGGCCGATCCGGTCCTCGCTCACGGGCCCCACGCTCCCCGATCCCGAGGGCAGGTTCCGCAGGTTCGAGGCCGACGCCCGCGCCGCGGTCGAGGTGGTGCAGGGGTACCTCCCCGACGAGCTGCAAGGGGTGCGCTTCGGCTTCCAGACCGCGCCGTCGGGCGAGGGCGAGAGCCAGCTCCCGCTGCTCTACGCGATCGATCGGCCGTCGAAGAGCATCGTGCTCTACCGCATGCCGATCCAGCGGGCGAAGACGCTCCACGTCGACGATGCCGAGCACCGGCGCGCGTTCCTCGAGTTCTGCGTGTATCGCGCCGTGTGCGAGTACCTCGGAGCCGACCCCTGGGATCTGATCCCCGGCCGGTTCGAGCACTACTGA
- a CDS encoding DUF5719 family protein: protein MTDRSRLLRGGARAVTGLLVVAAAAAGVVLLGNVPLPAVAREPLALTVDTTQNTNRSLVCAGSFSELGADPERPGAAIPVGEATVATSGAAAETATLARSAGSGLPVVVSAPMADPLAGAQVQSVDSESLRGTASSSCSEPSNEQWLVGGATSLGLATTLSLGNPGTVPATVSITVFDENGEVDAVQTAGVIVAPATQQTVSLNGYAPDRERLAVRVESTGAPVAAHLGVAQSSGITPFGISGVTPQTDPATSLVIPAVENADGDGRGPNDSGEGDAFPAIVRALAPGDAGGTATVRALDQSGKSTDVGTIELAPKAVGELSIATLPAGTNALVVDADVPVIAGALGSAEDPDTREHDFEWFAPAPVIAADTEVAAPVVSGGRLVVVNPSDAEAEITIARADGKGKTTSAAVAPGAAAVISAPAGATITSSEPVHAGVRSVTETAIAGYPILAPDPRDGTLTVYPR, encoded by the coding sequence ATGACCGATCGTTCACGACTGCTGCGCGGCGGAGCCCGTGCGGTCACCGGGCTCCTCGTGGTCGCCGCAGCCGCGGCGGGCGTCGTGCTGCTCGGCAACGTCCCCCTGCCGGCCGTCGCCCGTGAACCGCTCGCGCTGACCGTGGATACGACGCAGAACACCAACCGCTCGCTCGTCTGCGCCGGATCGTTCTCGGAGCTCGGCGCCGACCCCGAGCGGCCGGGAGCGGCGATCCCGGTCGGCGAGGCGACCGTGGCGACGTCGGGCGCGGCTGCCGAGACCGCGACGCTGGCGCGCAGTGCTGGATCCGGCCTGCCGGTCGTCGTCTCGGCGCCGATGGCCGATCCCCTCGCCGGCGCCCAGGTGCAGTCCGTCGACTCGGAGAGCCTGCGCGGAACGGCTTCGAGCAGCTGCTCCGAGCCGAGCAACGAGCAGTGGCTGGTGGGCGGCGCCACGTCGCTCGGACTCGCCACGACGCTCAGCCTCGGCAACCCGGGCACGGTGCCCGCCACGGTCTCGATCACCGTGTTCGACGAGAACGGCGAGGTCGACGCCGTGCAGACCGCCGGCGTGATCGTCGCCCCGGCCACGCAGCAGACCGTGTCGCTCAACGGCTACGCCCCCGACCGCGAGCGGCTCGCGGTGCGCGTCGAGAGCACCGGCGCTCCAGTCGCCGCGCATCTCGGCGTCGCGCAGAGCTCGGGCATCACGCCGTTCGGCATCTCGGGCGTCACTCCGCAGACCGACCCCGCCACGTCGCTCGTCATCCCCGCCGTCGAGAACGCCGACGGCGACGGTCGCGGGCCGAACGACTCGGGGGAGGGCGATGCGTTCCCGGCGATCGTGCGGGCGCTCGCGCCCGGCGACGCGGGCGGCACGGCGACGGTGCGCGCGCTCGACCAGAGCGGCAAGAGCACCGATGTCGGCACGATCGAACTGGCGCCGAAGGCGGTCGGCGAGCTGAGCATCGCGACGCTGCCGGCGGGCACGAACGCGCTCGTCGTCGACGCCGACGTGCCGGTGATCGCGGGCGCCCTCGGCTCGGCCGAGGATCCCGACACCCGCGAGCACGACTTCGAGTGGTTCGCACCCGCTCCGGTCATCGCCGCCGACACCGAGGTCGCCGCGCCGGTGGTCTCGGGAGGCCGGTTGGTCGTCGTGAACCCGTCGGACGCGGAGGCGGAGATCACCATCGCGCGCGCCGATGGGAAGGGCAAGACCACCTCCGCGGCGGTCGCCCCGGGCGCTGCAGCCGTCATCTCCGCTCCCGCGGGAGCGACGATCACGAGTTCCGAGCCGGTGCACGCGGGGGTGCGCTCCGTCACCGAGACCGCGATCGCGGGCTACCCGATCCTCGCCCCCGATCCGCGCGACGGCACGCTGACCGTCTACCCTCGGTAG
- a CDS encoding glycosyltransferase: protein MRTRVTAILVAQRGGEWLDQTIAGIAGQTLAPANIIAVNNGGSDGVREQLLASGAERVVGIPSRLPFGQAVARAVAAMAPLPDEGNAGVRPDAELTRQGEGQPRLLPGTAPDEWIWLLSEDSCPEPEALERIVSTVQRSPSVVVAGPKVVDWDRPDRIIELGQSLTRYGSRWVLRRQELDQQQYDHMQDVLAVGPVGMLVRRDVWQELGGFDPALPVYDDGLDFCVRARLAGHRVEVAPASRVRFAQSGVAGPRIDRKRSVLRHAHRQARTSHLHRRIAYAPAVVACVAWLGLPVYAVLRVLWALIREQPGYMLGEFVSAFAVFFRPHAILASRRRIKQHSSAGWSAVRQLRVDPKSVRTARMIDREAILASSGRQRREMHFISMGGLAVLSAAAVAAVALTWWAFPQTSLFGGGLAPLSPLDQLWANTRPVDGVPADPFTWVLALIGTLTFWNPSHAVVLLMIVSIPLTALGAWIWGAQLTESKAGRALLAIGFALSPVLLGSLEAGRLQTLVLAVVLPWLLLAASRCRESWSWAGTASLLAATALAAAPILIPAAVIMLVLGLFTTLRGVARVLTTALVPAILFAPKIFTSIVAGRPLDVLLDPGINAPFQPGTTWHLLIGYPEFGLEGWAGILDGIGLGGPPATLLVGVLMLPLALLALLGLFTGRVAVTLLHSALGALGLATAVAAGQLQLTAAGESSISVWTGSGLALYWIAILGLGAVGAEALRRGAAPVVAVALAAAIVAVIPVSSQLMLNRAPFVSASDQMPALVQAAGETDPGVRTLVITAEGDHAVRAELVTGSGLRLDEIRTALTTPVEREADRQVADLVAGLASIGGADVTDALRAEGVGFVLLPSGGDDVERAELQRVFDQHEALSSAGLTEQGLLWRVQHADAQEAEVGDSATRLGGTSLSGTTIWAVQLAVLFGVLLLALPTAEVTWRPEKRKRPARRKPRRERVRVGAGRQSSAPAAEAAEEPVAAADAPNAPGRPDAAADQPEGDAPVTPAADTHAADETDPAAGTDPAADTHPTAETDPTAETDPTDETNGERR, encoded by the coding sequence ATGCGCACCCGAGTTACCGCCATTCTGGTCGCCCAGCGGGGCGGCGAGTGGCTCGATCAGACCATAGCCGGCATCGCCGGGCAGACGCTCGCGCCCGCGAACATCATCGCGGTGAACAACGGCGGGTCGGACGGAGTGCGCGAGCAGCTGCTCGCGAGCGGAGCAGAGCGCGTCGTCGGCATCCCCTCCCGCCTTCCGTTCGGGCAGGCCGTCGCACGAGCGGTCGCCGCGATGGCGCCGCTGCCCGACGAGGGCAACGCCGGGGTGCGCCCGGACGCGGAGCTGACGCGCCAGGGCGAGGGCCAGCCGCGCCTGCTGCCGGGCACGGCCCCCGACGAGTGGATCTGGCTGCTCAGCGAGGATTCCTGCCCCGAGCCGGAGGCGCTCGAGCGGATCGTGAGCACGGTGCAACGCTCGCCATCGGTGGTCGTCGCCGGGCCGAAGGTCGTCGACTGGGATCGCCCCGACCGCATCATCGAGCTCGGCCAGAGCCTCACCCGCTACGGATCGCGCTGGGTGCTGCGACGCCAGGAGCTGGATCAGCAGCAGTACGACCACATGCAGGACGTGCTCGCGGTGGGCCCCGTCGGCATGCTCGTGCGCCGCGACGTCTGGCAGGAGCTCGGCGGCTTCGACCCGGCGCTTCCCGTCTACGACGACGGCCTCGACTTCTGCGTGCGCGCACGCCTCGCCGGGCACCGCGTGGAGGTGGCCCCCGCCTCGCGCGTGCGCTTCGCGCAGAGCGGCGTCGCCGGGCCGCGCATCGATCGCAAGCGCTCGGTGCTCCGCCACGCGCACCGCCAGGCGCGCACCTCGCACCTGCATCGGCGCATCGCGTACGCGCCCGCCGTCGTGGCCTGCGTCGCCTGGCTCGGACTCCCGGTCTATGCAGTGCTCCGCGTGCTGTGGGCCCTGATCCGCGAGCAGCCGGGATACATGCTCGGCGAATTCGTCTCGGCCTTCGCCGTGTTCTTCCGGCCGCACGCGATTCTCGCGTCTCGGCGCCGCATCAAGCAGCACTCCTCCGCCGGGTGGTCCGCCGTGCGGCAGCTGCGGGTCGACCCGAAGAGCGTGCGCACGGCGCGCATGATCGATCGCGAGGCCATCCTCGCCTCCTCCGGGCGGCAGCGCCGGGAGATGCACTTCATCTCGATGGGCGGCCTCGCCGTGCTCTCCGCCGCCGCGGTCGCCGCGGTCGCCCTCACCTGGTGGGCGTTCCCGCAGACCAGCCTGTTCGGCGGCGGCCTCGCCCCTCTGAGCCCGCTCGACCAGCTCTGGGCCAACACCCGGCCGGTCGACGGGGTTCCCGCCGACCCCTTCACCTGGGTGCTCGCCCTGATCGGAACGCTGACGTTCTGGAACCCTTCGCACGCGGTCGTGCTGCTCATGATCGTCTCGATTCCGCTCACGGCGCTCGGCGCATGGATCTGGGGCGCCCAGCTCACCGAGTCGAAGGCCGGGCGCGCGCTGCTCGCGATCGGCTTCGCGCTCAGCCCCGTGCTGCTCGGCTCGCTCGAGGCCGGCCGCCTGCAGACGCTGGTGCTCGCAGTGGTGCTGCCGTGGCTGCTGCTCGCCGCATCGCGCTGCCGCGAATCGTGGAGCTGGGCCGGCACCGCCTCGCTGCTCGCCGCCACGGCGCTCGCCGCCGCGCCCATCCTCATCCCCGCGGCAGTCATCATGCTCGTCCTGGGGCTCTTCACCACGCTGCGCGGCGTCGCCCGGGTGCTCACCACGGCGCTCGTGCCCGCGATCCTCTTCGCACCGAAGATCTTCACGAGCATCGTCGCCGGCCGGCCGCTCGACGTGCTGCTCGACCCGGGCATCAACGCCCCCTTCCAGCCCGGCACGACGTGGCACCTGCTGATCGGCTACCCGGAGTTCGGGCTCGAGGGCTGGGCCGGCATTCTCGACGGCATCGGACTCGGCGGCCCGCCCGCCACGCTGCTCGTCGGCGTGCTGATGCTGCCGCTCGCGCTGCTCGCGCTGCTCGGACTGTTCACCGGGCGGGTCGCCGTCACGCTGCTGCACTCCGCGCTCGGCGCGCTCGGTCTCGCCACCGCCGTCGCGGCGGGCCAGCTGCAGCTCACGGCCGCGGGGGAGTCGAGCATATCGGTGTGGACGGGCTCGGGCCTCGCGCTCTACTGGATCGCGATCCTCGGGCTCGGCGCCGTCGGAGCGGAGGCGCTGCGGCGCGGTGCGGCGCCCGTGGTCGCGGTCGCCCTCGCCGCCGCGATCGTCGCCGTGATCCCGGTCTCGTCGCAGCTGATGCTCAATCGCGCCCCCTTCGTCTCGGCCTCCGATCAGATGCCCGCGCTCGTGCAGGCGGCGGGCGAGACGGATCCCGGAGTGCGCACGCTCGTGATCACCGCGGAGGGGGACCACGCAGTGCGCGCCGAGCTCGTCACCGGGTCGGGCCTGCGTCTCGACGAGATTCGCACGGCGCTGACCACGCCGGTCGAGCGGGAGGCGGATCGGCAGGTCGCCGACCTCGTCGCGGGTCTCGCCAGCATCGGAGGCGCCGATGTCACCGACGCGCTGCGCGCGGAGGGCGTGGGCTTCGTGCTGCTGCCGAGCGGCGGGGACGACGTCGAGCGCGCCGAACTGCAGCGCGTGTTCGATCAGCACGAGGCGCTGTCGAGCGCCGGGCTCACGGAGCAGGGGCTGCTCTGGCGCGTGCAGCACGCGGACGCGCAGGAGGCCGAGGTGGGCGATTCCGCGACCCGCCTGGGCGGCACCTCTCTGAGCGGCACCACGATCTGGGCCGTGCAGCTCGCGGTGCTGTTCGGGGTGCTGCTGCTCGCGCTGCCGACCGCGGAGGTCACCTGGCGGCCCGAGAAGCGGAAGCGCCCAGCGCGCCGGAAGCCCCGGCGGGAGCGCGTGCGCGTCGGCGCGGGCCGTCAGAGCAGCGCTCCGGCAGCGGAGGCGGCCGAGGAGCCGGTCGCCGCCGCCGACGCGCCCAACGCTCCCGGCCGGCCCGATGCCGCCGCTGATCAGCCCGAGGGCGATGCACCGGTGACACCGGCGGCCGATACGCACGCGGCCGACGAGACGGACCCGGCCGCTGGGACGGACCCAGCCGCCGATACGCACCCGACTGCTGAGACGGACCCGACTGCTGAGACGGACCCGACCGACGAGACGAACGGAGAACGGCGATGA
- a CDS encoding WhiB family transcriptional regulator, which yields MLSDTSHTPVPGNWFVDPVFLGTPGIRRDDEEGLSWQSDALCAQTDPEAFFPEKGGSTREAKRICEGCEVRSECLEYALENDERFGIWGGLSERERRKLRREAI from the coding sequence ATGTTGAGCGATACTTCGCACACGCCGGTACCCGGTAACTGGTTCGTCGATCCGGTGTTCCTCGGTACTCCCGGGATTCGGCGCGACGACGAAGAGGGCCTCTCGTGGCAGAGCGATGCGCTCTGCGCGCAGACCGATCCCGAAGCGTTCTTCCCGGAGAAGGGCGGCTCGACGCGCGAGGCCAAGCGCATCTGCGAGGGGTGCGAGGTGCGCTCCGAGTGCCTCGAATACGCCCTCGAGAACGACGAGCGCTTCGGCATCTGGGGCGGGCTCTCCGAACGGGAACGCCGGAAGCTGCGTCGCGAAGCGATCTGA
- the truB gene encoding tRNA pseudouridine(55) synthase TruB: MTNDPAILPAQGAILLVDKAEGWTSHDVVAKARRALGTRKVGHAGTLDPMATGLLVLGAGPSTRLLTHLVGLDKTYSTTIRLGAATVTDDREGERISTAGADAMALVTADRIAAAAAELTGAIEQAPSAVSAIKVDGRRAYDRVRSGETVELRKRPVTVHAFELGAPRIGIDETGAPVVDVDATIRCSTGTYIRALARDLGEALGVGGHLTMLRRTRVGPFDVADAAPTEALALGDPLPLRAPARVAEQLFPRLDLSEAQALDLSNGKKLDVDASIADAPLVAAVGPGDRLVGLVQVQRGRVRAVTNFPAETGVRA, translated from the coding sequence GTGACGAACGACCCAGCCATTCTGCCCGCGCAGGGCGCCATCTTGCTCGTGGACAAGGCGGAGGGGTGGACGAGCCACGACGTGGTCGCGAAGGCGCGGCGCGCACTCGGCACCCGCAAGGTGGGTCACGCGGGCACCCTCGATCCCATGGCGACGGGTCTGCTCGTGCTGGGGGCGGGGCCGTCGACCCGGTTGCTCACGCATCTGGTCGGGCTCGACAAGACGTACTCCACCACGATTCGCCTGGGCGCTGCGACGGTGACGGATGACCGCGAGGGGGAGCGGATCAGCACGGCGGGCGCGGACGCCATGGCGCTGGTGACCGCCGACCGGATCGCCGCCGCCGCGGCCGAGCTGACCGGAGCGATCGAGCAGGCCCCGAGTGCGGTGAGCGCGATCAAGGTGGACGGCCGACGCGCGTACGATCGCGTGCGCTCGGGGGAGACGGTCGAGCTGCGGAAGCGGCCCGTCACGGTGCACGCCTTCGAGCTGGGCGCGCCTCGCATAGGGATCGACGAGACGGGCGCGCCGGTCGTCGACGTCGACGCGACGATCCGCTGCTCGACGGGAACGTACATCCGCGCACTCGCGCGAGACCTCGGTGAGGCGCTCGGCGTGGGAGGTCACCTCACGATGCTGCGGCGCACACGGGTCGGGCCGTTCGACGTGGCGGATGCGGCGCCGACGGAGGCGCTCGCGCTCGGCGACCCGCTTCCGCTGCGCGCTCCGGCGCGGGTGGCGGAGCAGCTCTTCCCGCGTCTCGATCTGAGCGAGGCGCAGGCGCTCGATCTGAGCAACGGCAAGAAGCTCGACGTCGATGCATCGATCGCCGATGCTCCGCTGGTCGCCGCGGTGGGTCCGGGCGACCGCCTCGTCGGGTTGGTGCAAGTGCAGCGGGGCCGGGTGCGCGCCGTGACGAACTTCCCGGCGGAGACGGGGGTGCGCGCGTGA
- a CDS encoding A/G-specific adenine glycosylase — MKPTAATAAEISTALNEWYAHSARDLPWRGPEVTPWAILVSEFMLQQTQVDRVLPRWLAWIERWPTASALAADEPGEAVRAWDRLGYPRRALWLHRAAVEISERHSDVVPRSVDALLALTGIGPYTARAVAAFAYGERHPVVDTNTRRVLARLVHGRAAAGMPAPADLADMESLLPHPPEDAAVFNAAAMELGATVCTARAPRCDACPVAAWCEWRGAGYPDNAPEKRPKQARFAGSDRQVRGRIMALLRRSADPVAHAAALEAAALGGVADPEQPRRAYDSLIADGLIIEVDGRARLP; from the coding sequence ATGAAGCCGACCGCCGCCACCGCCGCAGAGATCTCGACGGCGCTCAACGAGTGGTACGCCCACTCGGCGCGCGACCTGCCCTGGCGGGGCCCCGAGGTCACGCCGTGGGCGATCCTCGTCTCCGAGTTCATGCTGCAGCAGACGCAGGTCGACCGCGTGCTCCCCCGTTGGCTCGCCTGGATCGAGCGCTGGCCCACCGCCTCCGCCCTCGCCGCCGACGAGCCCGGCGAGGCGGTGCGCGCGTGGGATCGCCTCGGGTACCCGCGCCGAGCCCTCTGGCTGCATCGCGCCGCCGTCGAGATCTCGGAGCGCCACAGCGATGTCGTGCCCCGCAGCGTCGACGCGCTGCTCGCACTCACCGGAATCGGCCCCTACACCGCCCGCGCCGTAGCCGCCTTCGCGTACGGCGAGCGGCACCCGGTCGTCGACACCAACACGAGACGCGTGCTCGCCCGGCTCGTGCACGGACGAGCGGCGGCGGGCATGCCCGCGCCCGCAGACCTCGCAGACATGGAGTCGCTGCTGCCGCACCCGCCCGAAGACGCCGCCGTGTTCAACGCCGCGGCCATGGAGCTCGGGGCGACCGTCTGCACCGCGCGAGCGCCGCGGTGCGACGCATGCCCCGTCGCGGCATGGTGCGAGTGGCGCGGAGCCGGCTACCCCGACAACGCGCCCGAGAAGCGGCCCAAGCAGGCACGATTCGCCGGCAGCGATCGTCAGGTGCGAGGCCGGATCATGGCGCTCCTCCGCCGCTCCGCCGACCCCGTCGCACACGCCGCGGCCCTCGAAGCCGCGGCCCTCGGGGGCGTCGCCGATCCGGAGCAGCCGCGACGCGCCTACGACTCGCTCATCGCCGACGGCCTCATCATCGAGGTCGACGGTCGGGCGCGACTGCCCTGA
- the rbfA gene encoding 30S ribosome-binding factor RbfA: MSNPRAGKVAERIQQIIARRLEKGLRDPRLGFVTITDVRVTGDLQHASVFYTVYGDEQEQADTAAALRAATGMLRTEVGKQLGTRLTPVLEFIHDELPESAQHLNELLAEAKRRDDEAAALAADAQYAGDEDPYVKPREEEDR; this comes from the coding sequence ATGAGCAATCCACGGGCGGGAAAAGTCGCCGAGCGCATCCAGCAGATCATCGCACGGCGCCTCGAGAAGGGGCTGCGTGATCCGCGCCTCGGCTTCGTCACGATCACCGACGTGCGGGTGACGGGCGACCTGCAGCACGCCAGCGTGTTCTACACGGTGTACGGCGACGAGCAGGAGCAGGCCGACACGGCGGCGGCGCTGCGGGCGGCGACCGGCATGCTGCGCACTGAGGTCGGCAAGCAGCTCGGCACGCGGCTCACCCCGGTGCTCGAGTTCATCCACGACGAGCTGCCCGAGAGCGCGCAGCATCTCAACGAGCTGCTCGCCGAGGCGAAGCGCCGCGATGACGAGGCTGCGGCGCTCGCGGCCGATGCGCAGTACGCCGGCGACGAGGATCCGTACGTGAAGCCGCGCGAAGAAGAGGATCGCTGA
- a CDS encoding DUF805 domain-containing protein, with amino-acid sequence MTYPPTPENPAQPENEKPGQAETGSAAPDEQQPPAGGTPPQYAAPLNEAPQYGAPQPQTPPYGAPQYPAPDSQTPQYSAPQYSEPQYSAPQYSAPDSQAPQYSAPQQPVQPPAPFAAPAPSAYPQQPAFAAAPAYAAGSAGTPGPGEPFDGATDPDDLSRPLYGASFGQAIRRFLKNYAGFSGRASRSEYWWTVLFSFLASLIPLAFYIAGAVMLASASAASSAYNDGFGDEFGSTSSAPAAGLGITILIVGVILLLAVGLGLLVPTIAVTWRRFHDANFAGPFYFLSFIPYVGGLVVLVFMFLPSSPLGRRFDRF; translated from the coding sequence ATGACGTACCCGCCCACCCCCGAGAACCCGGCGCAGCCCGAGAACGAGAAGCCGGGCCAGGCCGAGACCGGGTCAGCGGCGCCCGACGAGCAGCAGCCGCCCGCAGGCGGCACCCCTCCGCAGTATGCGGCGCCGCTGAATGAGGCCCCCCAGTACGGAGCGCCGCAGCCGCAGACGCCGCCGTACGGCGCGCCGCAGTACCCGGCACCCGATTCCCAGACGCCGCAGTACTCGGCACCGCAGTACTCGGAGCCGCAGTACTCGGCACCGCAGTATTCGGCACCCGATTCCCAGGCGCCGCAGTACTCGGCACCGCAGCAGCCCGTGCAGCCGCCGGCGCCGTTCGCGGCTCCCGCGCCCTCCGCATACCCGCAGCAGCCGGCGTTCGCCGCGGCGCCCGCCTATGCCGCAGGGTCTGCCGGCACGCCGGGCCCGGGTGAGCCGTTCGACGGAGCGACCGATCCCGACGATCTCAGCCGCCCGCTCTACGGAGCGAGCTTCGGGCAGGCGATCCGCCGGTTCCTCAAGAACTACGCCGGCTTCAGCGGTCGCGCGTCGCGCAGCGAGTACTGGTGGACGGTGCTCTTCAGCTTCCTGGCGTCGCTCATCCCGCTCGCGTTCTACATCGCGGGCGCCGTGATGCTCGCCTCCGCCAGCGCGGCCTCCTCGGCCTACAACGACGGCTTCGGAGACGAGTTCGGATCGACCTCGTCCGCGCCCGCCGCGGGCCTCGGGATCACGATTCTCATCGTCGGCGTCATCCTCCTGCTCGCCGTCGGCCTCGGCCTGCTGGTGCCGACCATCGCTGTGACGTGGCGCCGCTTCCACGATGCGAACTTCGCGGGGCCGTTCTACTTCCTCAGCTTCATCCCCTATGTCGGCGGCCTCGTGGTGCTCGTCTTCATGTTCCTCCCGTCGAGCCCACTCGGACGGCGGTTCGACCGCTTCTGA